In Streptomyces violaceusniger Tu 4113, one DNA window encodes the following:
- a CDS encoding alpha/beta fold hydrolase, whose protein sequence is MDLSVPVTDDVKLHFRHRPGTASLPFLLVHGMASSARLWDEVADHLAAAGHAVYAVDLRGHGDSDTPETGYDTPTAVADLVAAAAALGLDRVVVAGHSWGGNVSVRLTAEHPELVAALALVDGGWLEPAKAFPSWDAFVGALRPASLEGATVQSVSDYFRAIHPDWSPAAIEAAVDTMLVNPDGSLSRRMSAEQHMSILHSIWNEPPRPWYAAITVPTLLMPAIPKGADGKWADRIRSRIRETTADLRHATMREYLDSEHDLHAQRPRRVADDLLDLARGIQPVRGAH, encoded by the coding sequence ATGGATCTTTCCGTGCCTGTAACCGACGATGTGAAATTGCATTTCCGGCACCGGCCGGGAACGGCGTCGCTTCCCTTTCTCCTGGTCCATGGCATGGCCTCCAGCGCCCGGCTGTGGGACGAGGTCGCCGACCATCTGGCCGCCGCGGGCCATGCGGTGTACGCGGTGGATCTGCGCGGCCACGGGGACTCCGACACACCGGAGACCGGCTACGACACCCCGACCGCGGTCGCGGATCTGGTGGCGGCGGCCGCCGCCCTCGGGCTGGACCGGGTGGTGGTGGCCGGTCACTCCTGGGGCGGCAATGTCTCGGTGCGGCTGACCGCCGAGCACCCCGAACTGGTGGCCGCGCTGGCGCTCGTGGACGGCGGCTGGCTGGAGCCGGCCAAGGCGTTCCCGTCCTGGGACGCGTTCGTCGGGGCGTTGCGGCCCGCGTCCCTGGAGGGCGCCACCGTGCAGAGCGTGAGCGACTACTTCCGCGCCATCCACCCGGACTGGTCCCCGGCGGCGATCGAGGCCGCGGTGGACACGATGCTGGTGAACCCGGACGGGTCGCTGTCCCGGCGCATGTCCGCCGAGCAGCACATGTCGATCCTGCACAGCATCTGGAACGAGCCGCCGAGGCCGTGGTACGCGGCCATCACGGTGCCCACCCTGCTGATGCCCGCCATTCCCAAGGGCGCGGACGGGAAGTGGGCGGACCGCATCCGCTCCCGTATCAGGGAGACCACGGCCGACCTGCGCCACGCCACGATGCGGGAATATCTCGACTCCGAGCATGATCTGCACGCCCAGCGTCCCCGGCGGGTGGCCGACGATCTGCTCGACCTGGCCCGCGGCATACAGCCGGTCCGCGGCGCTCACTGA